The genome window AGCATGTCTGGCAGTTGTCGCATTGATGCAGCAGAGAAAATCTCTTATCAACGTTGGGAGTTACTTGTGAATAATCTAAAAAAAATCGCCGTTGCCGCCGCAGTACTGTGCTCCGCCCTCGGCGCACAGGCCCAGGAAATCAATCCCTCCTGGTACATTCAACCTAGCATCAACGCACTCAAGCCAGATTCCGACTTTGCCACGGATAAAACCGGCTATGGCGCAGGCTTGCGTTTCGGTAAACCTGTTTCCCCGGACTGGGATATCCAGCTGGGCACCACGTACGCCCGCTCCAAGGATGGCGGTCAGCGCTACCAGCAAAATACGCTGGGCGTAGACGGCCTGTACATGTTCTCGCGTAAAACCTTCCGTCCCTTCCTGCTGGTCGGTGCCGGCATGCAGCGCGACAAGGACACCAGCTCCGCCTTCGGTGAACGCACGAAGAGTTCGCCGTACGCCAGCGTGGGCCTGGGCTTCCAGTCCAGCATCACGGATCAATTGTCCCTCCAGGCTGACGTACGCAATGTGCACGGTTTCCTGCGCGGCAATACCTTCGACCCGAGCAGCAAGTCGAACAACTACTACGTCACCGTGGGCCTGAACTTCGCGTTCGACAAACCGCCTGCACCGCCGCCACCACCGCCACCGCCGCCAGTGCGCGAGGAAGTCGTCGTGGTCGTGCCGCCACCACCACCGCCACCACCGCCAGCACGCTTTGAAAAAGTGACGATGGCGGCAACGGAACTGTTCGCGTTCGACAGCGCCAAGCTGGGTCCGACACAGACCAAGCTCGACGAAATCGCCCGCGTGCTGAACGCAGCGCCGGACGTCAACAACGTCGTCATCAGTGGTTATGCCGACCGCATCGGCTCGCCCAAGTACAACCTGAAACTGTCGCAGCAGCGCGCTGATGCAGTCAAGGAATACCTGGTCGCCCATGGTGTGGCCGCCAACCGCCTGACGGCCGAAGGCAAGGGTTCCACCAATCCTGTCGTCACCTGCGATAACAAGAAGCGTGCCGACCTGAT of Janthinobacterium sp. PAMC25594 contains these proteins:
- a CDS encoding OmpA family protein, which gives rise to MNNLKKIAVAAAVLCSALGAQAQEINPSWYIQPSINALKPDSDFATDKTGYGAGLRFGKPVSPDWDIQLGTTYARSKDGGQRYQQNTLGVDGLYMFSRKTFRPFLLVGAGMQRDKDTSSAFGERTKSSPYASVGLGFQSSITDQLSLQADVRNVHGFLRGNTFDPSSKSNNYYVTVGLNFAFDKPPAPPPPPPPPPVREEVVVVVPPPPPPPPPARFEKVTMAATELFAFDSAKLGPTQTKLDEIARVLNAAPDVNNVVISGYADRIGSPKYNLKLSQQRADAVKEYLVAHGVAANRLTAEGKGSTNPVVTCDNKKRADLIKCLEPNRRVEVEQITIERRVQ